Proteins co-encoded in one Prunus persica cultivar Lovell chromosome G6, Prunus_persica_NCBIv2, whole genome shotgun sequence genomic window:
- the LOC18772696 gene encoding GTP-binding protein At3g49725, chloroplastic: MLRTISLSRSTLRSFSQTRTHLCSNPSQTPSPPSTPSILISYSFYSTSSKQEKEDKNDVASVFNRDPTVPPKLFVVQPRLRPDNYLQAKLNEALCLANSLEEQRDGYFDVDFFDKEIPPHIVVQNPIVRHQTRADTYFGKGTLEVVRCHLNALEEKGEVDAIFVNTILSGIQQRNLEKILGKPVLDRVGLIIEIFNAHACTKEGKLQAELAALMYKKTRLVRLRGKSGRSTFGTDGEAEVVSARGRGSGGRGFISGAGETELQLQRRRISERRSSLLLQIQEVRRTRAVQRAGRKNRGGSYGQGLPTVAVVGYTNAGKSTLVSALSNSDLYSDSRLFATVDPKLRSVFLPSGKKVLVSDTVGFISDLPVQLVEAFHATLEEVVEADLLVHVLDCTAPNLNEHRSTVFQILDQIGVSKEKLENMIEVWNKIDYQEEGMDFDECVDDIEDGEASSFSREKDDMDSELSSGAENDEAFEAIDDQDGDYSDGWLASEDVEDPWGEGGSCMGLKTTDDQQSECPKDWITEKQLELQVQSGPHVRTSALMGVGLQELLELIDEKLKEAPKANVVERDPFDRKWRPPRTEEAGVAVEQ; encoded by the exons ATGCTGAGAACCATTTCTCTCTCACGGAGTACTCTGAGGTCCTTCTCCCAAACCCGCACCCATCTGTGTTCAAACCCAAGCCAAACCCCATCTCCACCTTCAACCCCTTCGATTTTGATTTCCTACTCTTTTTACTCGACGTCATCGAAGCAAGAAAAGGAGGACAAAAACGACGTTGCTTCGGTTTTCAACAGGGACCCAACAGTCCCTCCCAAGCTCTTCGTGGTCCAGCCTCGTCTTCGCCCCGATAACTACTTGCAGGCCAAGCTCAACGAGGCTCTCTGCCTCGCCAACTCTCTTGAAGAACAGCGAGATGGGTACTTCGATGTCGATTTTTTCGATAAGGAAATACCTCCCCACATTGTTGTTCAAAACCCAATTGTTAGACACCAAACTCGAGCAG ATACATATTTTGGCAAAGGGACTTTGGAAGTTGTTAGATGCCATCTAAATGCActggaagaaaag GGTGAAGTGGATGCTATATTTGTGAATACAATTCTTTCTGGGATTCAGCAGAGGAATTTGGAG aaaattttgggaaaaccAGTCTTGGACCGTGTGGGTCTTATAATAGAGATATTCAATGCTCATGCCTGCACAAAGGAGGGCAAGCTGCAG GCTGAATTAGCAGCTCTAATGTATAAGAAAACAAGACTTGTACGACTGCGTGGCAAAAGTGGACGCTCAACTTTTGGAACGGATGGAGAAGCTGAAGTTGTTAGTGCCCGAGG GAGAGGAAGTGGGGGACGTGGCTTCATTAGTGGTGCAGGAGAAACTGAACTTCAGCTTCAACGACGAAG AATTTCAGAACGGAGGAGTAGTCTTTTACTGCAAATTCAAGAGGTTCGACGAACTCGAGCTGTGCAACGTGCTGGTCGGAAGAATCGTGGAGGCTCATATGGTCAAGGTTTACCTACTGTTGCTGTTGTTGGGTATACAAATGCT GGGAAATCTACATTAGTTAGTGCCCTCTCAAATAGCGATCTTTACAGTGATTCTCG ATTGTTCGCTACGGTTGATCCTAAATTGAGAAGTGTTTTTCTTCCTTCagg GAAGAAAGTGCTTGTAAGTGACACAGTAGGATTTATATCAGATTTGCCAGTGCAG TTAGTGGAAGCATTTCATGCAACTCTAGAAGAAGTTGTGGAAGCTGATCTCCTTGTG CATGTGTTGGATTGTACTGCTCCCAATCTAAATGAGCACCGTTCAACTGTATTCCAAATTCTTGATCAAATCGGTGTATCAaaggaaaaacttgaaaacatGATTGAAGTTTGGAATAAG ATTGACTATCAGGAGGAGGGCATGGATTTTGATGAGTGTGTTGATGACATTGAAGATGGTGAGGCTAGCAGTTTCTCAAGAGAAAAAGATGATATGGATTCTGAGCTCTCATCAGGAGCCGAAAACGATGAGGCTTTTGAAGCTATTGATGACCAAGATGGTGATTACTCTGACGGTTGGTTGGCATCAGAAGATGTCGAAGATCCTTGGGGTGAAGGTGGGTCCTGTATGGGGTTGAAGACTACAGACGACCAACAAAGCGAGTGTCCAAAGGACTGGATAACAGAAAAGCAATTGGAATTACAAGTTCAGTCTGGTCCACATGTTAGAACATCTGCTTTAATGGGAGTTGGGTTGCAAGAGTTGTTGGAACTCATTGATGAGAAGCTGAAGGAGGCCCCAAAGGCAAATGTTGTGGAAAGGGATCCATTTGATCGAAAATGGAGGCCTCCTCGGACAGAGGAGGCTGGCGTAGCAGTTGAACAATGA